The Desulfurobacterium indicum genome includes the window TGTAGTTCCATTTTTGCCTCCTGGGGTTGGTATTTGTGGGGTGTTCCCCAGGAGGTTATCCCATTTCTCAAGCTTACACAAAATATCGTACACTACCAATGGCAGCTTCACGATTTACACCGTGTTTAAACATGGAATGAAAACCGATAACAAGCTTTATGATCCCAAACACGGCTGCAATACTTAAAAATCCCACCGAAAAGACAATACCAAGTGCCGAAACGATCTTGTTATGACTCATGGCACCAGTAGCGGAAAATCCAACTGCTATCATCGTAAACGCAAAAATGAAAAGCATCTGACTTAAGCTGTTGTTGTTTTCCGTATCAAATCCACCAAAAGCAACTACCCTTGAAATAAAATCCATAAATATCTTCACACCGTAAACTCCAATAGCGAAGAAGGCAAGCAGGGCAAACGGAAATATGTATTCAACAACATTCCACAGGTGCGGAATGAATATAGCTCCAATCATAAAAAGCACGTTTACGGTCATGGCGTATGTGAGGGGAATCGCCATCAGTTGAACTTCAGCAGGAGATCTCTTAAGTTCTTCAAATTTCTTTGTTTTCTTAAAGTTGCTGTACTCCTTGATGTTCCAGAACAACAATCTAAAGTGTAGATAGGCGAAGAACGCAACACCGGCAACACCTACAACTACTACGAGACTCTGGAAAAGTGAACCACCTTTTAAAACGTTGATGAGCGTATCATATACAGGAATTGGATAACCCTTGTGGGGCGTTAAAAACATCAGATACATAAAAAAGGTTATAACTAGACCACCACTTCCAAGAGCAGCAAGATAGTAAAGGGGAGAATATTTCTCTCCTAAATTCTTTCTGAAACTCATACGTCACCTCTCTCACGTAATTTTTATACGTTCTATTAATATGTGCAACTATTAATAGATTGTCAAGATAGAATAAAAAGTGATATTAAAAACACATTGAAAAAATTTTTGTCCCAAAAATAAAAAGCGGGGAGCTAATGCTCCCCGATGCCCACATGTGAGAGGAGGTAACGGAGGTTACTTAGTGGCTACTTCTTTAAGCTGCTTTTCTATATCGTCCGGTGCCTGCTTTATACTCATAAAACCATGCTTACCAAACATTCCGAGGTAGGGCCAGCTGATGGCAATTCTAAACTTTCCGTTAAGAGCAATAGCTTTATCACCAACTACGAGAAGTTCATACGGAAGATGCGCAGCGTGACTGTGAGCATCTACTTCCGGAACATCAATGTGAGAAAGAATAAACTTATCTGCTGCCTGTCCCTGAGTAAATTCAACGCCAAAAAGTGTAGCTTTCGTTCCTGGAATGTCCACTCTATAAACCTTAGCAACTCCTGCCACTTTTGCTTTTAAGTTCTTTTCTATCTTCTGAACACCCTGAGCATGACTGTCATACTCTCCGAGTTCATAGAAATCATCGAACTTGGGCATACAGCATTTGTAGTTATAATCCCTCAAATCCTCAGCATCAATACCATTTTTCGCTCCGTATTCAAGTTTATCACCAAGCGCCACAGCAAGAGCCTTTTTAACAGGAGTGATATTGCCTTCCATTCTAAAAGCATTGAACCAATACTCAGGATTAGTATAGGAAACCTCCACCTTTCCGTTTCTATTTACAACAGCAACTCTCTCAACAGCTCCAAAAGCCCCATACTCGGTATTTTTAGCAAGTTTAAGAAGTTCAGGATTTGTAATAACTATAATACCAACATCTTTTTCAGGCATATAACTGCCCACAATTTGAAATCCAGCATCTTTTAATGCCTTTTCAGCAGACTTCATTCCCTCTTCAATCGTCTTTGCTTGAAGTTTACTCAGGATGAATGGTTGCAACTTCTCACCTGCAAAAGCACCGCTTACAAAAGCAAATAGTGCTACCACCACTAAAGTTAGTGTGCCAATCAGACGCTTCATTTTTAACCTCCTGGTGATTTTATACATCAACTTATATCATGGAATTTTGAAAGTGTCAAGATATTTGAATAT containing:
- a CDS encoding TsoY family (seleno)protein; amino-acid sequence: MSFRKNLGEKYSPLYYLAALGSGGLVITFFMYLMFLTPHKGYPIPVYDTLINVLKGGSLFQSLVVVVGVAGVAFFAYLHFRLLFWNIKEYSNFKKTKKFEELKRSPAEVQLMAIPLTYAMTVNVLFMIGAIFIPHLWNVVEYIFPFALLAFFAIGVYGVKIFMDFISRVVAFGGFDTENNNSLSQMLFIFAFTMIAVGFSATGAMSHNKIVSALGIVFSVGFLSIAAVFGIIKLVIGFHSMFKHGVNREAAIGSVRYFV